CTCAAATCTCTGATTCGAGATTAATGCTTGAAACCTTTGATTTTGGTCGTTGTGAATAATTCATGAAAGGCAGAATCTTGTACATAGAGATTGAACTTGGGAGTTTTCAGTGATGTTAAAAATTCCTGTGCAAATGACGCAAGCCGACAGAACTCAGCCTAGAAATCTTGATGCTCATCCCGATCGAGTCAGGGCGATCGCCCCTGCAATTCGTCGGGCTTGGCGGCGATGGGTTGTACTGCCACTGCTGGCATTGAGTTTGGGGCTAACCTTGCTGGCTAGTTGGTGTGGATTGGCGGAACCCGCTTGGGCAGAAAATTACAACCGATTCTCGTTGGTGGGTGCAGACTTTTCCAATCAGGATCTCCGCGATGATGACTTCACCAAAGCCAATCTGCGGGAAGCAAACTTTCATAACGCTAATCTTGAAGGGGTTCGCTTCTTTGCCGCAAACTTAGAATCAGCAGATTTGAGCGGTGCAAACTTACGAAATTCCACCCTTGATTCAGCCCGGTTAGTCAATGCAAATTTGACCAACGCGGTGTTAGAAGGAGCCTTCGCCGCCAGCATTAATATTCCCGGTGTCAAAATCACGGGAGCGGACTTTACCGATGTGTTGTTGCGATCGGACACCTTAGACAAGCTTTGTGCGGTGGCGGATGGGGTGAATCCAGTGACGGGCCGGGCCACGCGCGACACGTTGTTTTGTCCCTAAGGTTTTTCTCTCGGGTCTTTCCCTCGGGTGGTTTCCAAAGGTGTGTTCCAGAGGCCTCAAGGGTCATCCATTTTGGTGTCTTTTCGGTGCTGAGTTATGTCTATCGACAATGCCGATCGCTTCTTAATTGCCGCTGCCCAAAGCGAACAAATTCGACAATATTTCAAGTCTGTGAAAACGCCCCAAGAATTTGCCGATGTGGCCTGTCGGTTGGGCTATGAATTTAGCCCTGAGGATTTGAAAATGGCCGTTGCAGAACATAGCCAAAATGTGACCCAACGAAGACATACGGGCGTGTGGGAATGGTTGCGCACCGTGCCCTGGATTGAACGCTAGCGATCGACTTTTGCTGTAGCTCAAACCCAGCAAATGACTCAATTCAACATGCTGGTTTAGAAAAACCAAGCCAGTAGACCAGTTCAGTAAACCAGTCCAAGCATCCGTAGTTGAGAAATATCAATGGACTTTCTGAATCCGCGCTTGGCGGGGCGACGGGTAGGGGTTTTGTTGCATGAGGGACTGCGGGGCCCACGGGGCAAAACGGGGCTCGCCTTCTTGCGCTACAGCGCGGCGGAGGTGGTGGCGGTGATCGATCGCGATGCGGCCGGTGCCAGTCTGGTTGCTTTAACGGGGATCGATCGCCCGGTTCCCGTGGTGGCCAGTGCGCAGGAGGCGATCGCCCTAGGGGTCGATACGTTGCTGATTGGGATTGCGCCTTCAGGGGGAATTTTGCCGATCGAATGGGAAACGGAACTGAAGGAGGCGCTGCGGGCTGGGGTTTCCCTGGTGAATGGTCTGCATCGTCCCCTCAGTCAAGCGCCCGATTGGGTGGCTTGCCAACAGCCGGGGCAATGGATTTGGGATGTGCGGGTGGAACCAACGGGCCTGACGATCGGGTCGGGGTTGGCGCGGTTGCTGCCGGGGGTGCGGGTTTTAACCGTGGGTACAGATATGGCGATCGGGAAGATGTCCACCACCTTGGAGCTGTGCCGAGCAGCCCGCCGCCAGGGCCGACAAGCGCATTTTGTGGGCACGGGTCAAGCGGGGTTGATGATTGCCGGGCAGGGGGTGGCCCTGGATGCGGTGCGGGTGGATTTTGCGGCGGGGGCGGTGGAGCGGGCCCTGTTGCAGGCGGCCCAAGACGCGGGGGGCTTAGGTGAGGGGGATCTGTTGGCGATCGAGGGCCAGGGATCGTTGCTGCACCCGGGATCAACGGCCACCTTGCCGTTGTTGCGGGGATCGCAGCCCACCCATTTAATTTTGGTGCATCGGGCTGGTCAAGCTCATTTGCGAGATTTGCCCCATTGCCCGATTCCGCCATTACCGGACGTGGTGGCCCTTTACGAAGCGGTGGCACGAGCAGCCGGAACCTATGCAGCAGCGCCTGTAGCAGCGATCGCCCTAAACACGGCTCACCTGTCGGATGCGGAAGCAAGGGCCGAGTGCGATCGGGTGGCGGCCTTGACCGATCGCCCCTGTGCGGATCCGGTGCGTTACGGGGCAGAATTACTGCTGGCTTCGATGGGTGTTGATTCGTTCAATCAGCAAACTTGATCTGCTGGGTGATTGGGTATCGATTGATATTGATTAATCTCAATTAATCAGTGCCTATTGGGATGGAACTGTGGAGGATGACTGGTCCCGATCGAGCGATCGCGCTCGCTGAGGCTTGCAAGGATTTCCCCAAGCGATTGATCGAGCGGGAATATTCATCAGCACTGTGCTTCTTGCGCCGATGATGCTGTTTGCGCCAATGCTCACGCCGGGAGCCACAAAACAGTCCGTTGCGACCCAAGTGCCATTACCAATCACCACCGGTTCCACCAACAACCCAAAGGCGCGATCTCGAATGTCATGACTGCCGGTGCAAAGATAACTGCCTTGGGAAATGATGCAGTGGGAACCCACTTCAATGCGATCGAGACTGTAGAACGTGACCTGATCGCCAACCCAAGACCAATCACCAATTTTTACTTTCCAAGGATAGGTAAATCGAGCGCTCGATCGAATCACCACACGCTTACCAATCTTTGCCCCAAAACAACGCAATAACCAACAGCGAAACCCATTGGCCGGGTGGGGAGAGAGGGGAAACAAAGTACCTTGAATGAACCACCACAACAAAATAAACCAGCCGGGCCGCCCCCGATCGAACCAAGATTGATCATAGCGACTGAGATCAAACCAAGCTGGCTCATCGGTCACCACAGGATTTACCCGATCGTGGTGGGCATAGGATTGGGTTGCCCGCTCAAAATTATGGGGCACAGTCATAGGCGATGCCTCAGGAATGGATTGACGACGAAGCCGATCGGGGACTGGATTTGGGTTTTTGCTGTTGGTTTAACTGCCCGCCCGACTTGCGCAATTCATAGAGCTTAACCCCAATTTGAAACTCATACTGACTCAGCAACCGGCCATACACATAACCGGGATAACCATCCAAAAATCCCAACCGAATAATATAAAACAGCACAAATCGAATGAAGGGTTTCATGGGCAACCGTACCCACAGCCGCTTCAGGGCCCGCTTCCGTTCCACGGCATTTCCAA
The Limnothrix sp. FACHB-406 genome window above contains:
- a CDS encoding pentapeptide repeat-containing protein, with amino-acid sequence MLKIPVQMTQADRTQPRNLDAHPDRVRAIAPAIRRAWRRWVVLPLLALSLGLTLLASWCGLAEPAWAENYNRFSLVGADFSNQDLRDDDFTKANLREANFHNANLEGVRFFAANLESADLSGANLRNSTLDSARLVNANLTNAVLEGAFAASINIPGVKITGADFTDVLLRSDTLDKLCAVADGVNPVTGRATRDTLFCP
- a CDS encoding Nif11-like leader peptide family natural product precursor, with protein sequence MSIDNADRFLIAAAQSEQIRQYFKSVKTPQEFADVACRLGYEFSPEDLKMAVAEHSQNVTQRRHTGVWEWLRTVPWIER
- a CDS encoding DUF1611 domain-containing protein, yielding MDFLNPRLAGRRVGVLLHEGLRGPRGKTGLAFLRYSAAEVVAVIDRDAAGASLVALTGIDRPVPVVASAQEAIALGVDTLLIGIAPSGGILPIEWETELKEALRAGVSLVNGLHRPLSQAPDWVACQQPGQWIWDVRVEPTGLTIGSGLARLLPGVRVLTVGTDMAIGKMSTTLELCRAARRQGRQAHFVGTGQAGLMIAGQGVALDAVRVDFAAGAVERALLQAAQDAGGLGEGDLLAIEGQGSLLHPGSTATLPLLRGSQPTHLILVHRAGQAHLRDLPHCPIPPLPDVVALYEAVARAAGTYAAAPVAAIALNTAHLSDAEARAECDRVAALTDRPCADPVRYGAELLLASMGVDSFNQQT
- the hpsU gene encoding hormogonium polysaccharide biosynthesis acetyltransferase HpsU, which produces MTVPHNFERATQSYAHHDRVNPVVTDEPAWFDLSRYDQSWFDRGRPGWFILLWWFIQGTLFPLSPHPANGFRCWLLRCFGAKIGKRVVIRSSARFTYPWKVKIGDWSWVGDQVTFYSLDRIEVGSHCIISQGSYLCTGSHDIRDRAFGLLVEPVVIGNGTWVATDCFVAPGVSIGANSIIGARSTVLMNIPARSIAWGNPCKPQRARSLDRDQSSSTVPSQ